The following are encoded together in the Daphnia magna isolate NIES linkage group LG8, ASM2063170v1.1, whole genome shotgun sequence genome:
- the LOC123475462 gene encoding titin-like, whose amino-acid sequence MAKGMAQSYETKLDHSTETDQMTTVISRQSVERQTATSRKTSEAHRSEVHIDSDRGGLPPDPFESSVHGREVHVAKQKQTQKETKGQLEITRKITATETTEVEHKGRTHERVVQGQVKPAVPPFFTKKIQPCRVFEHESARFEVEFEGDPTPTVTWFREDFPIKNSSEFQIHNFGSKSVLTIRQVFMEDSGIFAAVAENRGGGAKCSANLVVEERPVGRGGLVPPSFLSTIQDTSVKAGQLIRFDAKVTGTKPMDIYWLKNGRKIASDIRYKILEEDDVYTLIIIETLPEDSGVYECVAINSAGEGRCEAQCYVEMAQVVKSGGSSPDVKGSTKSSTSAPRFALAMKEQNVPEGQAAVFRCRVAGNPLPQVNWEKDGQQIKPSRYFIMSQEGSDTYVLRISEAFPEDEGTYRCVIANPSGQAECSASLHVIAPDSGDVPPSLTNLEDVNVVEGSPVQFRTLVSGTPLPTIQWMREGQIIPPSSDFQQMIQEGNHAVLLIKTTYPEDSGVYTCRATNPASQVESSAYLTVHSKP is encoded by the exons ATGGCTAAAGGCATGGCCCAAAGCTATGAAACCAAACT GGATCACTCGACGGAGACGGACCAGATGACGACAGTCATCAGCCGGCAGTCGGTGGAGCGCCAAACGGCGACAAGTCGCAAGACGAGCGAAGCGCACCGTTCCGAAGTGCACATCGATTCGGATCGCGGAGGTCTGCCACCTGACCCGTTTGAATCGTCTGTTCACGGACGCGAAGTGCACGTTGCCAAGCAGAAACAAACCCAAAAGGAAACCAAAGGGCAGCTGGAAATTACGCGTAAGATCACAGCCACTGAAACTACCGAAGTGGAACACAAAGGTCGCACGCACGAGCGTGTCGTCCAGGGACAAGTG AAACCGGCTGTTCCGCCATTTTTCACCAAGAAGATCCAGCCCTGCCGCGTCTTTGAGCACGAAAGTGCCCGTTTCGAAGTGGAATTTGAAGGCGACCCGACTCCGACCGTTACCTGGTTCCGCGAGGACTTCCCCATCAAGAACTCGTCCGAGTTCCAGATCCACAATTTCGGTTCCAAATCCGTGCTGACCATCCGACAAGTCTTTATGGAAGACTCGGGCATCTTCGCCGCAGTCGCCGAAAACCGAGGCGGAGGCGCTAAATGCAGCGCCAATTTGGTTGTTGAGGAAAGACCTGTTGGACGTGGTGGACTCGTTCCGCCATCTTTCCTCAGCACCATTCAGGACACGAGCGTCAAGGCCGGCCAATTGATTCGCTTCGATGCCAAAGTGACTGGAACCAAACCGATGGACATTTACTGGCTGAAGAATGGCCGTAAAATCGCATCCGACATCCGCTACAAAATCCTGGAAGAGGACGACGTCTACACGCTCATCATCATCGAAACGCTGCCCGAAGATTCGGGCGTTTACGAATGCGTGGCCATCAACTCTGCCGGCGAAGGTCGTTGCGAAGCGCAGTGCTACGTCGAAATGGCCCAAGTGGTCAAATCCGGCGGATCATCGCCCGACGTTAAAGGCTCTACCAAATCTTCGACGTCCGCCCCGCGTTTCGCTTTGGCCATGAAGGAGCAGAACGTTCCGGAAGGTCAAGCGGCCGTCTTCCGATGCCGCGTGGCTGGTAACCCTCTTCCGCAAGTCAACTGGGAAAAGGACGGCCAACAGATCAAGCCTTCGCGTTATTTCATCATGTCGCAAGAAGGTAGCGATACGTACGTCCTCCGCATTTCGGAAGCTTTCCCGGAAGATGAGGGCACCTACCGATGCGTCATCGCAAACCCATCCGGCCAGGCTGAATGCTCTGCCAGCCTCCACGTCATCG CTCCCGATTCTGGAGATGTTCCACCATCGCTGACTAACCTGGAAGATGTCAATGTCGTTGAGGGTAGCCCTGTGCAATTCCGCACTTTGGTTAGCGGCACTCCGCTACCGACCATTCAATGGATGCGCGAGGGTCAAATCATCCCACCTTCAAGCGACTTTCAG CAGATGATCCAGGAAGGTAACCACGCCGTTTTGCTGATTAAAACCACCTACCCGGAGGATTCGGGCGTCTACACGTGTCGCGCCACCAACCCGGCCAGTCAAGTGGAGTCGTCTGCGTACCTGACCGTGCACAGTAagccctaa